The Lewinella sp. 4G2 nucleotide sequence TGAAAGCCTTACCGAATTCTCAGGATCGGGATATTATAAGGGTGGTTTAGTCTGGAGCAGATTTGTTACAACTTTCAGAAAGCAGAATCGTACTATTGTGAATCTTATTTCGACGGAAACATATCTGAAGATGGTGAGACTCATTTTATTAAAAAGATAAGGGAAGCTCTTGAATATGAACACGTCAAATTCAATAAAGGAAGACTTGAATTCTTAAAGTCTAATTATTTCAGCATGCTTGAATTTAGATCTGACTATCGAAAAAGGCATAGGGAGTTGTAATCACAAGACGTTATTCGCAAGGCCGACCGCTTTATGAAAAGTAAAACTATGACAAGAGTTAGAATAATTTATAAGAAATAAAAATCCGCCCAACACTGCAATCCACGTCAAGCCGCTGTCACTTCGAGTCGAGCAGGGTAGGAGGGTAGATGCCCGGCCACTGGTCCGAACACTCGGATGTCCAAAAGTCCTCCGCAAGCTCCGGAGTTTTGGCCATGCTCGCTTATCGGTCCAGTGGCCTTTTAGTTCCTATTGACTATCTTAGTGGAGTCAAGGACGCGGCCTGCGTGGGCTGCGTTCGTTGGGCGAGAAAAGAACAACAGCTGTTATCTGAATTAACTTTACAGGATATAATATATTTCAATCTTTATCAGTTTTGGGATAGCAATAGCACAAGCAACTCAAGATTGACTAACAAGTCAATCAAAATGGCTGAACAAAAACTAGGTGTAGATCTTCCTGAATTATATATAGATCTACTTAAGGTCCAAAATGGAGGATACACAAAGGGGTTTGCCTATCCTATGACTATTGAGACTTCATGGTCAAAAAATCATATTCCTCTCTACGAACTGTTTGGTATTGATTTATACCACGGGCCGGGAAATTCTTCAAATATTTTGTACTCAACCTACATGATTGAAGAATGGGGCTTACCTGAAAAACAGGTTTTGCTATCAGGTGATGGACATTGGTGGATAACGCTGGACTATCGTAAATCTACTATACCTTCTGTAAATTGGATTGATTGTGAATGTAGCGAAGACATACATGTTGCAAACAACTTCACAGATTTTATTAATGGACTAGTAAGTGAAGAGGCTTTTGCTGACTAACTTTACTGCACTTAACACTAGGCAAATAAATAGCTTTCA carries:
- a CDS encoding SMI1/KNR4 family protein — encoded protein: MLAYRSSGLLVPIDYLSGVKDAACVGCVRWARKEQQLLSELTLQDIIYFNLYQFWDSNSTSNSRLTNKSIKMAEQKLGVDLPELYIDLLKVQNGGYTKGFAYPMTIETSWSKNHIPLYELFGIDLYHGPGNSSNILYSTYMIEEWGLPEKQVLLSGDGHWWITLDYRKSTIPSVNWIDCECSEDIHVANNFTDFINGLVSEEAFAD